The following proteins are co-located in the Streptococcus anginosus genome:
- a CDS encoding DEAD/DEAH box helicase encodes MTKQTIIHELNEKAISDGYLYKLLEKIQYKYGVELLSETAVSLTDREFLNVLRFADILSRSKLALNKNIALKIVSTLYDFYKENEVYQLFAQNVMVKLGNFPSLTLLEKNGLQFDNREIEVDRMIKQIFQRTSVENKFFTDTQYEAFHEIIDSNHYSFSAGTSFGKSFLFSEFVNWIIEEKNGSENIAFLVPTRALITQVVEDIRKTLRNEEYKIVSNPDIPALFRHNKFIFVFTPERLVSYFAGNTNPIISTMIVDEAHNTISDDERSPIFYHAITLAEQKSVKLYFASPNVPNPEIFLELVGNSQEESKQITEVNVVQNKFYVDFEANKVQFYYDFLPTKKFDEFDSKFDSLEKLIINMTQESQSIIYCNSVHNTVSRAQFFSKNISKSSNKTLIELSNYIRETIHGDYYLADLVEKGIAYHFGALPQEIRKRIEETFKQGIIKFLFTTSTLLQGVNLPAKNLFILSDKIGKANLKELDFWNLAGRAGRLSKELYGNLFVIRVDGTLTSHRLLEFDELPKIESKVLSGKANFYRNIGNILENKEMTNKSMSAKNKREVAEYATILAYQRKKNISSQLVDKFIQKNNESSKIFKKISEIDVPKDILMVSTTIKPKYQEYIYQEQEKLIFQAKYDANTCREILEMLSKKYNWTEEEDKRYLGNKKRLGYYSVIMSEWIQSKPLNLMIRSTIRYHEKNKVPIPINNNPSNLEPFSIYKANHINHVINELLKDVENILRFKVKNYVMNYLKLTGQDEGEWQNYLEYGTNDNIVI; translated from the coding sequence ATGACAAAACAAACAATAATTCATGAACTTAATGAGAAAGCTATATCCGATGGTTATTTATATAAACTTTTGGAAAAAATTCAATATAAATATGGGGTGGAATTGCTCAGTGAAACTGCTGTTTCTTTGACAGATAGAGAATTTTTAAATGTATTGAGATTTGCAGATATCCTGTCAAGGTCAAAGTTAGCGTTAAATAAGAACATCGCCCTTAAAATTGTATCTACGCTATATGATTTTTATAAGGAGAATGAGGTTTATCAATTGTTTGCCCAGAATGTAATGGTCAAACTCGGCAATTTTCCTTCTCTTACGTTATTAGAGAAAAATGGACTTCAATTTGATAATAGAGAAATTGAAGTTGATCGTATGATAAAGCAAATTTTTCAAAGAACCTCTGTAGAGAACAAATTTTTTACAGATACACAATATGAGGCTTTTCATGAGATAATTGACTCTAACCACTATAGCTTTTCGGCTGGAACATCTTTTGGGAAGTCGTTTCTATTTTCAGAGTTTGTTAATTGGATAATTGAGGAAAAAAATGGGAGTGAAAATATTGCATTTCTTGTTCCTACTAGGGCACTCATAACACAAGTCGTTGAGGATATAAGGAAAACTTTACGTAATGAAGAATATAAAATTGTTAGTAATCCTGATATTCCAGCTCTTTTTAGGCACAATAAATTTATTTTTGTTTTTACGCCAGAACGCTTAGTATCATACTTTGCAGGAAACACTAACCCAATTATTTCTACAATGATTGTAGATGAGGCACACAATACAATTTCTGATGATGAGCGTAGTCCGATATTTTATCATGCAATAACATTAGCAGAGCAGAAAAGTGTTAAACTTTATTTTGCATCGCCGAATGTGCCTAATCCAGAGATATTTCTTGAATTGGTTGGGAACTCTCAGGAGGAATCCAAACAAATTACAGAGGTTAATGTTGTTCAAAATAAATTTTATGTGGATTTTGAAGCAAATAAAGTCCAATTTTACTATGATTTTTTACCGACTAAAAAATTTGATGAATTTGATTCTAAATTTGATAGTTTAGAAAAGTTAATAATTAATATGACTCAAGAATCACAATCAATAATATATTGTAATTCAGTTCACAATACTGTTTCAAGAGCTCAATTTTTTTCGAAGAATATTTCTAAAAGTAGTAATAAAACACTTATTGAATTGTCTAACTATATACGAGAAACTATTCACGGAGATTATTATTTAGCTGATTTAGTTGAGAAAGGAATAGCCTATCATTTTGGTGCGTTGCCACAAGAAATTAGAAAACGCATTGAAGAAACATTTAAACAAGGGATAATAAAATTTCTTTTCACAACTTCTACCCTATTACAAGGGGTCAATCTCCCTGCGAAGAATCTTTTTATTTTAAGTGATAAAATCGGCAAGGCTAATTTAAAAGAGCTTGATTTTTGGAACTTAGCTGGCAGGGCGGGAAGATTATCAAAGGAGCTTTATGGTAATTTATTCGTTATACGAGTTGATGGGACATTAACTTCACATAGATTATTGGAGTTTGATGAGTTGCCTAAAATTGAGAGTAAGGTATTATCGGGTAAAGCAAATTTCTATAGAAATATTGGTAATATACTTGAGAATAAAGAGATGACGAATAAAAGTATGTCAGCTAAAAATAAACGAGAAGTTGCTGAATATGCAACAATTCTTGCTTACCAACGTAAAAAAAATATTTCTTCGCAATTAGTTGATAAATTTATTCAAAAAAATAATGAATCAAGCAAAATTTTCAAGAAAATATCGGAGATTGATGTACCTAAAGATATTTTGATGGTTTCAACTACAATTAAACCTAAATACCAAGAATATATTTATCAAGAACAAGAAAAGCTTATTTTTCAAGCAAAATATGATGCCAATACTTGTCGGGAAATACTTGAGATGCTGTCAAAAAAATATAATTGGACTGAAGAGGAAGATAAACGATATCTTGGAAATAAAAAAAGATTAGGATATTATTCGGTTATTATGTCTGAGTGGATTCAGTCTAAACCTCTCAACTTAATGATTCGCAGTACTATTAGATATCATGAAAAAAATAAAGTGCCTATTCCGATTAATAATAATCCCTCTAACTTAGAGCCGTTCTCAATATATAAAGCCAATCATATAAATCATGTTATTAATGAGTTGCTTAAAGATGTTGAGAATATTTTAAGGTTTAAGGTAAAAAACTATGTGATGAATTATCTAAAACTTACTGGACAAGATGAAGGAGAGTGGCAAAACTATTTAGAATATGGAACAAATGATAATATTGTTATTTAG
- a CDS encoding HamA C-terminal domain-containing protein, with translation MVQPSKKATEAVKKFQFIDSIELFAGQGNSTTMQLFMPQINSREFDVLSIQETLMEVLIDFSLTRITIEKYEKNRQWARLSKEARQKFRDYSTNKGELGELFLYTFLEGSLGAPQILSKMSLKTTSGDYTKKSDGIHYLKVPNTDRYHLIFGEAKMYQDVISGFRDAFESISTHKSGKEFEKSLISSQIENEFSDSEDRELINIILYPHEADSVIKVSDAFGIFIGFEIDDTAGKTKTEDEYEEWVKRLVTDIVKSKISTIEGHITSKGLVGNNFYVYLMPFVDLDNTRLVITKGITE, from the coding sequence ATGGTGCAGCCATCTAAAAAAGCAACTGAAGCAGTAAAAAAATTTCAGTTTATTGACAGTATAGAATTATTTGCTGGTCAGGGAAACAGTACAACTATGCAGTTATTTATGCCTCAAATCAATAGTCGAGAATTTGATGTTTTAAGTATTCAAGAAACTCTGATGGAAGTACTGATTGACTTTTCTTTGACTCGTATAACCATTGAAAAGTATGAAAAAAATAGGCAGTGGGCACGACTATCAAAAGAAGCAAGACAAAAATTTAGAGATTATTCAACTAACAAGGGTGAACTGGGTGAGTTATTCTTATATACTTTTCTTGAAGGAAGTCTTGGCGCTCCTCAAATTTTATCAAAGATGTCACTAAAAACAACATCAGGAGACTATACAAAAAAATCTGATGGGATTCATTATTTGAAAGTTCCTAATACTGATAGATATCATCTTATTTTTGGAGAGGCTAAAATGTATCAAGATGTAATTTCGGGATTTAGAGATGCTTTTGAATCAATATCTACTCACAAGTCGGGAAAAGAGTTTGAGAAAAGCTTAATTAGTTCTCAAATCGAAAACGAATTCAGCGATTCTGAAGATAGAGAATTGATAAATATTATTTTATATCCACATGAAGCTGATTCTGTGATTAAAGTATCGGATGCCTTTGGAATTTTTATTGGTTTTGAGATAGATGACACAGCTGGAAAAACTAAAACTGAAGATGAGTATGAAGAATGGGTTAAAAGGCTTGTTACGGATATAGTTAAATCAAAAATTTCTACAATAGAAGGGCATATAACTTCGAAAGGACTTGTTGGGAATAATTTTTATGTTTATCTTATGCCATTTGTTGATTTGGATAATACAAGACTAGTGATAACAAAGGGGATAACAGAATGA
- a CDS encoding helix-turn-helix domain-containing protein: protein MSLGKSVSNRIYELRIKKQLTQEMLADKAGMDVNALGRIERGQNSNIKLETLNKLIEALELDYQTFFAFTDSDNEVAKLIAKLSLVDDEEKYLEIFNKILDIELK, encoded by the coding sequence ATGTCATTAGGGAAAAGTGTATCTAACCGAATTTATGAATTGAGGATAAAAAAACAACTAACGCAAGAAATGTTAGCTGATAAAGCGGGCATGGATGTCAATGCGCTTGGTAGAATTGAAAGAGGACAAAATTCTAATATTAAATTGGAGACTTTGAACAAGTTAATTGAAGCCTTAGAGTTAGATTATCAAACTTTTTTTGCATTTACGGATAGTGACAATGAGGTAGCTAAGTTGATTGCCAAACTTTCATTGGTAGATGATGAGGAAAAGTATCTTGAGATTTTTAATAAGATATTGGATATTGAGTTGAAATAG
- a CDS encoding replication initiation factor domain-containing protein: MTNEVIQNIDINNKHLHVDVDELTIVIQPNEETVGEWPNHWGQIANELSEIIAEKLSLTSLFGEMARERISPQGYTISYSFENMPYFLRIAFHEGYLKMGIIIKFSASALNLYKQAYENSYNKPLGVYEILKKLDEPYWNMHLSRIDFCADYFNFPLSVNDIYNNLKCKKFEIINYKGNRNHTKMSAIEIDTKAKTVTIGSRKKGSNSFLKIYDKLTEQLENYGRYAQLAQQFQSWVRFEVTFRGQYAKKLTQLILSLHSRDMLQQFIANKIVEKYCLSDTETRQLTEYSEALINFSTVAPPLIASSPRNNQLMQSIHYILKGSGFFSMLEKVKQIWGISAVTILLKRLLFEYEHNYIPNDDVSIWLKKNALELQVLKFETYLDSIIEIFYIKNAPSSPESAKKPGRKNAE, translated from the coding sequence ATGACAAATGAAGTTATACAAAATATAGATATTAACAACAAACATCTTCATGTCGACGTAGATGAGCTAACCATAGTAATTCAACCAAATGAAGAGACCGTCGGTGAGTGGCCTAATCATTGGGGGCAAATTGCGAATGAGCTTTCTGAAATCATTGCAGAAAAACTTTCCCTCACTTCATTATTTGGAGAAATGGCCAGAGAACGGATTTCTCCACAAGGGTATACTATTTCTTACAGTTTTGAAAACATGCCCTATTTTTTAAGAATTGCCTTCCATGAAGGCTATTTAAAAATGGGAATCATTATTAAATTTTCAGCATCTGCTCTGAACCTATATAAACAAGCCTATGAAAACTCCTATAATAAACCTCTAGGAGTTTATGAAATACTGAAAAAGTTAGACGAACCATATTGGAATATGCATCTCAGTAGAATTGACTTTTGTGCAGACTACTTCAACTTCCCTTTATCTGTCAATGATATTTATAATAATTTAAAATGTAAAAAATTCGAAATTATCAATTACAAAGGAAATCGTAACCATACGAAAATGTCTGCTATCGAGATAGATACCAAAGCTAAAACAGTAACGATTGGCTCACGTAAGAAAGGTTCAAATAGTTTTCTCAAAATTTACGACAAACTCACTGAACAATTAGAAAATTACGGTAGGTATGCTCAGCTCGCTCAGCAATTTCAGTCTTGGGTACGATTTGAAGTTACTTTTAGAGGGCAATACGCAAAAAAACTGACCCAACTAATTCTTTCTCTCCATTCACGAGATATGCTTCAACAATTTATCGCCAATAAAATTGTAGAAAAATATTGTTTGAGTGATACGGAGACGAGACAACTAACAGAGTATAGCGAAGCATTGATTAACTTTTCCACTGTTGCCCCTCCTTTAATAGCATCTAGCCCTAGAAATAATCAGCTAATGCAAAGTATACACTATATTTTAAAAGGTAGTGGCTTCTTCTCTATGTTAGAAAAGGTCAAACAAATATGGGGGATATCTGCCGTAACTATACTTCTAAAAAGGTTACTATTCGAATATGAACACAACTATATACCTAATGATGATGTTTCTATTTGGTTAAAGAAAAATGCACTTGAATTACAGGTACTAAAATTTGAAACTTACCTTGACAGTATCATAGAAATTTTTTATATAAAAAACGCTCCTTCTTCCCCAGAATCAGCCAAGAAACCAGGAAGAAAGAACGCTGAATAA
- a CDS encoding DUF3173 family protein — protein sequence MIRIVNKDDIIKLTGFSDSQAKKLIREAKQRLVSDGFPWYINKRVGRVPLKTVEDILGFEIFPKNGIMSNVQEDTALEKGVSNGSN from the coding sequence ATGATTAGAATTGTAAATAAAGATGATATCATTAAGTTAACCGGATTTTCTGATTCACAAGCCAAAAAACTTATCCGAGAAGCTAAACAAAGATTAGTCTCAGATGGCTTTCCTTGGTACATTAATAAACGTGTAGGCAGAGTTCCACTTAAAACAGTTGAAGATATTCTCGGTTTTGAGATATTCCCTAAAAATGGTATAATGTCTAATGTACAGGAAGATACTGCTCTTGAAAAGGGAGTTTCAAATGGCAGTAACTAG
- a CDS encoding site-specific integrase — MAVTRQKNKKWKVDISDGYDAITGEQKRHRKTDFKTRKEAERYEADYRINKLHQVSCKEKISVSYLYSLLKEEDELRGNKRGTIDSQESYYRVYMSKYFKNADMRAVSVTDIKEYRNWLKNQPSVKGGTLTNSHVNQQMIFVHKMFDVAILNRLRQDNPCNGLRRLPQQHKEMAYYTPEQFKQFDSLFEEHEYPFQLLYRVLMFTGMRIGEALALTWEQVNLDENYINVKYSAYYRKGQVHIGTVKTTQSNRRIYIHRAFVEELKRWKNQQYELLKDFVTNPNGLQIYQITPEVLTGPNVSNFRVVFKKRLPANFKLIRNHDFRHSHAAFLVSQGLRNGEGKDYIFFTLMKRLGHSSINTTINVYSHLFPTQQKEIASAFENF; from the coding sequence ATGGCAGTAACTAGACAAAAAAATAAGAAATGGAAGGTGGATATCAGCGACGGATACGATGCTATAACTGGCGAGCAAAAACGTCACAGAAAAACAGATTTTAAAACACGTAAGGAAGCTGAGCGATATGAGGCAGACTATCGCATCAATAAGCTACATCAAGTTAGTTGCAAAGAGAAAATTTCTGTTTCTTATCTCTACTCACTCCTTAAGGAAGAAGATGAACTTCGAGGCAATAAACGAGGGACTATAGATAGTCAGGAATCTTACTATCGAGTATACATGTCCAAATACTTCAAAAATGCAGACATGCGTGCTGTTTCCGTTACGGACATCAAAGAATACAGAAATTGGCTCAAAAACCAACCTAGTGTAAAGGGTGGGACACTAACCAACTCTCACGTTAATCAACAAATGATTTTCGTTCACAAGATGTTTGATGTAGCAATACTAAATCGACTTCGTCAAGATAATCCTTGCAACGGATTGAGAAGACTTCCGCAACAGCATAAAGAAATGGCGTACTATACCCCTGAACAGTTTAAACAATTTGATTCACTTTTTGAAGAGCATGAATACCCTTTTCAACTCTTGTATCGTGTACTAATGTTTACTGGTATGCGTATTGGCGAAGCGTTAGCCTTAACTTGGGAACAAGTCAATCTTGACGAAAACTATATTAATGTTAAATACTCTGCTTATTATCGCAAGGGTCAAGTTCATATTGGCACAGTTAAAACAACACAATCTAATCGGCGGATTTATATCCATCGTGCCTTCGTGGAAGAATTAAAACGGTGGAAAAATCAACAATACGAGTTGTTAAAAGACTTTGTAACCAATCCTAATGGTTTGCAAATTTATCAAATAACACCCGAAGTGTTGACTGGTCCGAATGTCTCCAATTTCAGGGTAGTCTTCAAAAAAAGACTTCCAGCTAATTTCAAATTAATACGCAACCATGATTTCAGACATTCTCATGCTGCATTTCTAGTTTCCCAAGGCTTACGAAATGGAGAGGGTAAAGACTATATTTTCTTTACTTTGATGAAACGATTAGGTCATTCCTCAATTAATACTACAATAAATGTGTACTCGCATTTATTTCCAACTCAACAAAAAGAAATCGCCTCTGCCTTTGAAAATTTTTAA
- a CDS encoding YbaB/EbfC family nucleoid-associated protein, which translates to MMNMQSMMKQAQKLQKQMEKGQAELAATKFVGKSAQDLVVATLTGDKKVVKIDFQEAVVDPEDLETLSDMTTQAINAALAEIDAATKKKLGAFAGKMPF; encoded by the coding sequence ATGATGAATATGCAATCAATGATGAAACAAGCACAAAAATTACAAAAACAAATGGAAAAAGGGCAAGCTGAGCTTGCGGCGACAAAATTTGTTGGCAAATCCGCTCAAGACCTCGTGGTCGCAACTCTTACAGGTGACAAAAAAGTCGTCAAAATCGACTTCCAAGAAGCTGTTGTCGACCCAGAAGACTTAGAAACTTTATCTGACATGACAACCCAAGCTATCAACGCTGCCCTCGCTGAGATTGATGCCGCAACTAAGAAAAAATTAGGTGCCTTTGCAGGCAAAATGCCGTTTTAA
- a CDS encoding glycerophosphoryl diester phosphodiesterase membrane domain-containing protein, with product MKQQRLGFQKLYQNLDKILFLFFIIFMLTEYAWLPFNSWAAGTLLRQTGYQFLSYNNVVGVLSSHPLVTLAFILLFLANLLVAYIQIILLFLGAHNLLTQDKRTLLKFTKKTIADSLLTLKQARPSKILFVLLYIALLFPFLRKILKIYYLNKILVPNFILTYLKETYFWGAVVLTLLVWLMLLVAVRLMFALPKIFFENSSVREAVRFSLEKTKKRTFFYSWHLFWIVTKTFLFFFGMALPLFLLQHVADGHSNQVATIAGVMNYVLLKNAHYLMLSYFLIKFVSFLTEQGLADCPRRKFDRVLRWLVISIASVFFAVEGYMYLIFPLETVPVTISHRGVSQENGVQNTIQSLEKTALLKPDYIEMDVQETKDGQFVMMHDANLLNLAGVNASPQDLTLAELTALEVSENGYRTKISSFDAYLNRANELGQRLLIEIKTSKKDSSDMMERFLKKYGPTIKKYGHQMHSLDYRVIEKVVKYDASIKSFFILPYNTIFPRTKASGYTMEYSTLDENFVSKLWQADKLLYDWTVNDVNSIAKSFRLNVDGIITDDVQLVQSSIKELKDNPKYTDLLLNKAFDFFNFT from the coding sequence ATGAAACAACAGCGTTTAGGTTTTCAAAAACTCTATCAAAATCTTGATAAAATTCTATTTTTGTTTTTTATTATTTTTATGCTGACAGAATATGCTTGGTTGCCTTTTAATTCGTGGGCGGCAGGTACTTTGCTTCGTCAGACGGGTTATCAATTTCTATCGTATAACAATGTAGTTGGAGTGTTGTCTAGTCATCCTCTAGTTACTCTGGCTTTTATCCTCTTGTTTTTAGCCAATCTGTTGGTCGCTTATATTCAAATCATACTTCTTTTTTTAGGAGCGCACAATCTATTGACTCAAGACAAGCGAACCCTCTTGAAGTTTACCAAGAAAACCATAGCAGACAGTTTGCTCACCTTAAAGCAGGCACGTCCTAGTAAAATCTTGTTTGTCTTGCTCTACATCGCTCTGCTCTTTCCTTTTCTCCGAAAAATCCTCAAAATTTACTACCTAAATAAGATTTTAGTTCCAAATTTTATCTTAACTTATTTGAAAGAGACGTATTTTTGGGGTGCTGTCGTCCTGACTCTACTTGTATGGCTGATGTTATTGGTTGCTGTCCGTTTGATGTTTGCCTTGCCCAAAATCTTTTTTGAAAATTCTTCCGTAAGAGAAGCGGTGCGGTTCAGCTTAGAAAAAACCAAGAAACGAACTTTCTTTTATTCTTGGCACTTGTTTTGGATTGTGACTAAGACTTTTCTCTTCTTTTTTGGAATGGCTCTGCCTCTCTTCCTTTTACAGCATGTTGCAGACGGTCATTCCAATCAAGTGGCAACGATTGCTGGTGTGATGAATTATGTGTTGCTGAAAAATGCTCACTATCTGATGTTGAGCTATTTCTTGATTAAATTTGTTTCTTTTCTGACTGAGCAAGGTTTGGCGGATTGTCCGCGGCGGAAGTTCGATCGCGTTTTGCGCTGGCTTGTGATTTCCATTGCTTCTGTATTCTTTGCTGTGGAAGGTTATATGTATCTCATTTTTCCATTGGAAACGGTTCCTGTTACGATTTCTCACCGAGGAGTGTCGCAGGAAAATGGTGTACAAAATACGATTCAGTCATTGGAAAAGACCGCTTTGCTGAAGCCAGATTACATCGAAATGGATGTACAAGAGACAAAAGATGGTCAATTTGTCATGATGCACGATGCTAATCTTTTAAATTTGGCAGGTGTCAATGCAAGTCCGCAGGATTTGACCTTGGCAGAACTAACTGCTTTAGAGGTTTCAGAAAATGGCTATCGGACAAAAATTTCCAGTTTTGATGCGTATCTCAACCGTGCCAACGAATTGGGGCAGCGGTTGCTCATTGAAATCAAAACCAGCAAAAAAGATTCTTCGGATATGATGGAGCGCTTTTTGAAAAAATATGGCCCAACGATTAAAAAGTACGGTCATCAAATGCACTCATTGGACTATCGCGTGATTGAAAAAGTTGTGAAATACGATGCTAGCATTAAAAGCTTTTTTATCCTGCCTTATAATACAATCTTCCCACGAACCAAAGCTAGTGGCTATACTATGGAATACTCCACACTAGATGAAAACTTTGTTTCTAAGTTGTGGCAAGCAGATAAATTGCTCTATGATTGGACGGTCAACGATGTAAACAGCATTGCAAAATCTTTCCGCTTGAATGTTGACGGTATCATAACGGATGATGTTCAACTGGTGCAAAGTTCCATTAAAGAGCTGAAAGACAATCCAAAATATACAGACTTACTCCTTAATAAAGCCTTTGATTTCTTTAATTTTACATAA
- a CDS encoding DUF536 domain-containing protein, protein MAIEKTVSELAEILGISRQAMNNRVKTLAPEDTDKNEKGVTVVTRSGLIKLEEIYKKTIFEDEPVSEDVKQRELMEILVDEKNAEIVRLYDQLKAKDAQLAKKDEQLRVKDVQIAEKDKQLDQQQQLTAKAMNERETLLLELDEAKEKVQAQEQKGFFARLFGR, encoded by the coding sequence ATGGCAATTGAAAAGACAGTCAGCGAGCTAGCCGAGATTTTAGGGATTAGCCGTCAGGCGATGAACAATCGGGTCAAAACTCTTGCGCCCGAAGATACCGACAAGAATGAAAAAGGGGTCACCGTTGTGACGCGCAGCGGTTTGATAAAGCTGGAAGAAATTTACAAAAAGACGATTTTTGAAGATGAACCGGTCAGCGAAGATGTCAAGCAACGTGAGCTCATGGAAATTTTGGTAGATGAGAAAAATGCAGAAATTGTGCGTTTGTATGACCAGTTAAAAGCAAAAGATGCTCAATTAGCTAAAAAAGATGAGCAATTGCGCGTGAAAGATGTGCAAATTGCTGAAAAAGACAAGCAATTAGACCAGCAGCAGCAATTGACTGCTAAGGCCATGAATGAGCGTGAAACTTTGCTATTAGAATTGGACGAAGCTAAAGAAAAAGTGCAAGCACAAGAGCAGAAAGGTTTTTTTGCAAGATTGTTTGGACGATAG
- a CDS encoding BaiN/RdsA family NAD(P)/FAD-dependent oxidoreductase: MNHFDTIVIGGGPAGMMAAISSSFHGQKTLLLEKNKRLGKKLAGTGGGRCNVTNNGTLEDLLAGIPGNGRFLYSVFSQFDNHDIMNFFTENGVALKVEDHGRVFPTTDKSFTIIEALERKMKELGVTIMTQTEVVSVKKNADCFIIKSSERIWSCDRLIVTTGGKSYPSTGSTGFGYEIARHFNHTITELEAAESPLLTDFPHKALQGISLANVTLRYNKYIITHDLLFTHFGLSGPAALRLSSFLKGGETIYLDVLPQFSAEDLAAFLENNREKSLKNSLKQLLPERLADFFAQPFPEKGKQLTGTEKEELIQQLKALPIPITGKMSLAKSFVTKGGVNLKEINPKTLESKLVSGLYFAGEVLDINAHTGGFNITVALCTGWVAGSVEY; encoded by the coding sequence ATGAACCATTTTGATACAATCGTGATAGGCGGAGGACCGGCTGGTATGATGGCTGCTATTTCCAGCTCCTTTCATGGACAAAAGACACTGCTCTTAGAAAAAAATAAACGCTTGGGTAAGAAACTTGCCGGAACAGGTGGCGGACGCTGCAATGTGACGAATAACGGCACTTTAGAGGATTTATTAGCTGGCATACCAGGAAATGGGCGCTTTCTCTACAGCGTCTTTTCCCAGTTTGACAATCATGACATTATGAATTTTTTCACTGAGAATGGTGTTGCACTCAAAGTAGAGGATCACGGGCGCGTTTTCCCAACAACAGACAAATCTTTTACAATTATTGAAGCATTAGAACGGAAAATGAAGGAGCTAGGCGTCACCATCATGACCCAGACGGAAGTAGTTTCTGTAAAGAAAAATGCGGATTGCTTTATCATCAAGTCAAGTGAGCGCATTTGGAGCTGCGATCGATTGATTGTCACAACAGGTGGAAAATCCTATCCTTCAACTGGCTCTACTGGCTTTGGCTATGAGATTGCGCGCCATTTCAACCATACAATAACAGAGCTAGAAGCTGCTGAAAGCCCGCTTTTGACTGATTTTCCACACAAGGCTTTACAGGGGATTTCATTAGCCAACGTCACCCTCCGTTATAATAAATACATCATTACCCACGACTTGCTCTTTACCCACTTCGGCTTGTCAGGTCCTGCCGCATTGCGGCTCTCCAGTTTCCTCAAAGGCGGTGAAACCATTTATTTAGATGTCTTACCACAGTTTTCTGCGGAAGATTTGGCAGCATTTTTAGAAAATAACCGAGAAAAATCGCTCAAAAATAGTCTCAAACAATTACTTCCTGAACGTCTGGCAGACTTTTTCGCGCAGCCATTCCCTGAAAAAGGCAAACAATTGACTGGAACAGAAAAAGAAGAGCTCATTCAACAGCTCAAAGCTCTACCAATTCCTATTACCGGCAAAATGTCTCTAGCTAAATCTTTTGTGACCAAAGGCGGTGTCAATCTTAAGGAAATCAATCCCAAGACTTTAGAAAGCAAACTAGTTTCTGGACTTTATTTTGCTGGCGAAGTGCTGGATATCAATGCTCATACCGGTGGATTTAATATTACAGTCGCTCTCTGTACTGGCTGGGTTGCTGGAAGTGTGGAATACTAA
- a CDS encoding MerR family transcriptional regulator, whose product MYQIKEAAQLSGVSVKTLHHYDKIGLLVPQKSENGYRLYSEADLERLQIILFYKYLGFSLKKIAELLSQEEQELLPHLNKQLQFLQQERERLDTLISTLQKTIQAQKGERRMTTQEKFVGFTYDEHANYYHQAVEKYGQAVMDEAASRQAGQEEHATEAFNQVFRNLAKNLQQGLKVDAVENQVQAANLLQAIRTYAFDCSLEVFAFIGKGYVANPEFKKNIDQFGVGTAQYAADVIQAYVHK is encoded by the coding sequence ATGTATCAAATCAAAGAAGCTGCGCAGCTTTCAGGTGTTTCTGTCAAAACCCTGCATCACTATGATAAGATAGGCTTGCTTGTGCCGCAAAAGTCTGAAAACGGGTATCGCCTTTATAGTGAAGCAGATTTAGAGCGTCTGCAAATTATTTTATTTTACAAATATCTTGGATTTTCTTTAAAGAAAATAGCAGAGCTGCTAAGTCAGGAAGAGCAGGAACTATTGCCTCACTTGAACAAGCAACTGCAGTTTTTGCAGCAGGAAAGGGAGCGTTTGGATACCTTGATTTCCACCTTACAAAAGACAATTCAAGCTCAAAAAGGAGAAAGAAGAATGACGACACAAGAAAAATTTGTTGGATTTACTTACGATGAACATGCAAATTATTATCATCAAGCTGTAGAAAAATATGGACAAGCCGTTATGGATGAGGCGGCAAGTAGGCAAGCAGGTCAGGAGGAGCATGCAACAGAAGCCTTTAATCAAGTATTCCGAAATTTAGCAAAAAATCTGCAACAAGGTTTGAAGGTGGATGCAGTAGAAAATCAAGTGCAGGCAGCCAATCTTTTACAGGCTATCCGAACCTATGCCTTTGATTGCTCGCTGGAAGTTTTCGCTTTTATTGGAAAAGGCTACGTGGCAAATCCTGAATTTAAGAAAAATATTGACCAATTTGGAGTTGGAACGGCCCAATATGCAGCAGATGTTATCCAAGCATACGTTCACAAGTAA